The proteins below are encoded in one region of Methylophilales bacterium:
- a CDS encoding molybdenum cofactor biosynthesis protein MoaE: protein MNIIIQENSFSISKIISEFSKKENVGAVVSFSGYVREFSKERQLKSMELEHYPGMTEKALEDIVQSAKSHWDIQEVTIVHRVGKLLPKDIIVGVIVSSKHRSNAFKACEFIIDFLKTDAPFWKKEISDEGEIWVAERQEDVVKKTNWNKLD from the coding sequence ATGAACATCATTATCCAAGAAAATAGCTTTTCTATCTCAAAAATTATTTCAGAGTTCTCAAAAAAAGAAAATGTGGGGGCTGTAGTAAGTTTCAGTGGTTATGTTCGCGAGTTCTCAAAAGAGAGGCAATTAAAGTCAATGGAACTTGAGCATTACCCAGGTATGACTGAAAAAGCTCTTGAAGATATTGTGCAAAGTGCCAAAAGTCATTGGGATATTCAGGAAGTAACCATTGTTCATAGAGTAGGCAAGCTTTTACCTAAGGATATAATTGTAGGTGTAATTGTTTCAAGTAAGCACAGATCAAATGCCTTCAAGGCTTGTGAATTTATTATTGATTTTCTAAAAACAGATGCACCATTTTGGAAGAAAGAAATTTCTGATGAGGGAGAAATATGGGTTGCTGAAAGGCAGGAGGATGTTGTTAAGAAAACAAACTGGAATAAATTAGATTAA
- a CDS encoding MoaD/ThiS family protein: MNLKLLFFASLRELFEFSQKEITLTKEVRTAEEFLLVMSKQSGGEWVNLFENKNMYKLAINQELSLWKDPIHEGDELAIFPPITGG, translated from the coding sequence ATGAATCTTAAACTTTTATTTTTTGCATCCCTTAGAGAGCTGTTTGAGTTTAGCCAAAAAGAAATTACATTAACAAAAGAAGTAAGAACAGCAGAGGAGTTTTTGTTGGTCATGAGTAAACAAAGTGGAGGAGAGTGGGTTAACTTGTTTGAGAATAAAAACATGTATAAGTTAGCTATCAATCAAGAGCTTTCTTTATGGAAAGATCCCATTCATGAGGGAGATGAGCTTGCAATTTTTCCACCGATAACGGGCGGGTAA
- the rlmB gene encoding 23S rRNA (guanosine(2251)-2'-O)-methyltransferase RlmB, translating to MSTEKKIYGFHSITSQIRLDPLVVKEVFIDEARSDGRVNDLMKIIKINEVKFHLSTKDRLDGMVSSNKHQGVVALVRESQNKYVTVEDIIEENYDKPLLFLILDGVVDPHNLGACFRVADAMGVDALICPKDNAVGLNATVRKVACGGAESVPFVVVTNLARTIRYLKNSNVFVYGTDDDANKPLQKTNFKGSIAIVMGSEGKGMRRLTKELCDDIFSIPMLGQVESLNVSVASGICLYEINRQRKL from the coding sequence ATGAGTACTGAAAAAAAAATATATGGATTCCATTCAATTACCTCACAAATAAGGTTAGACCCTTTGGTTGTAAAGGAGGTATTTATTGATGAGGCACGGTCCGATGGCAGAGTAAATGATTTAATGAAGATAATTAAAATAAATGAAGTTAAATTTCATTTATCAACCAAAGATAGACTTGATGGCATGGTTTCTAGCAATAAGCATCAAGGTGTGGTGGCTTTAGTGAGAGAATCTCAAAATAAGTATGTAACCGTTGAAGATATTATTGAAGAAAATTATGACAAGCCTCTTTTATTTTTAATCCTTGATGGTGTCGTTGATCCACATAACCTTGGTGCTTGTTTTAGGGTTGCTGATGCTATGGGTGTTGATGCACTAATCTGCCCAAAAGATAATGCGGTAGGATTAAACGCGACTGTAAGGAAGGTTGCATGTGGTGGAGCGGAGTCTGTCCCGTTTGTCGTTGTAACAAATTTAGCTAGAACAATCAGATACCTAAAAAATTCAAACGTTTTTGTTTATGGAACTGATGATGATGCAAACAAACCCCTTCAAAAAACTAACTTTAAAGGTTCTATTGCTATAGTGATGGGGTCTGAAGGAAAAGGAATGAGGCGCTTAACAAAGGAGTTATGTGATGATATTTTTTCAATTCCAATGTTGGGGCAAGTTGAAAGTTTAAATGTAAGTGTTGCCTCAGGCATCTGTTTATATGAAATTAACAGACAAAGAAAATTATAG
- a CDS encoding hypoxanthine-guanine phosphoribosyltransferase: MKIEGIVNNSKVLYTSDEIKVGISNIAGTINEYFRGIKDCVTVLPVMKGAIPFAGYLIPQLSFNTIIEYIHVTRYHQNIGTKDCSWIYKPNKSVVKDKVILVLDDILDEGITLLNIKDELKLMGARSIVTAVLFDKKINKKKSTHADFVGLAVPNKYVYGFGLDFKGNGRNLPNLYSFNEK; the protein is encoded by the coding sequence ATGAAGATTGAGGGTATAGTAAATAACTCCAAAGTCTTATATACATCTGATGAAATTAAAGTTGGTATTTCAAATATTGCAGGTACGATTAACGAATATTTTAGAGGTATAAAAGATTGCGTAACTGTTTTACCCGTAATGAAAGGAGCGATTCCATTTGCAGGTTACCTTATTCCACAGCTTTCATTTAATACAATTATTGAGTATATCCACGTGACTCGATATCACCAAAATATAGGAACAAAAGATTGCTCTTGGATCTATAAGCCAAATAAAAGTGTTGTCAAAGATAAGGTTATACTGGTTTTGGATGATATTCTTGATGAGGGGATTACACTCCTAAATATAAAAGATGAGTTAAAATTAATGGGAGCAAGATCAATAGTGACAGCCGTTTTATTCGATAAAAAAATCAATAAAAAAAAATCAACGCATGCAGACTTTGTAGGCTTAGCAGTGCCTAATAAGTATGTTTATGGTTTTGGTTTAGACTTTAAAGGTAATGGGCGAAACCTTCCTAACCTCTATTCATTCAATGAAAAATAA
- a CDS encoding pyridoxal phosphate-dependent aminotransferase: protein MGRIQESPTLAITAKALKLKSEGKDIIGLAAGEPDFDTPDFIKNAAIEAIQAGFTKYTAATGTPSLKKAIVTKFERENNLTYDTSEVIVGTGGKQCIFNLCLATLDQGDEVIIPAPYWVSYTDIAELTGAKSIVVSCGIEQEFKMIPSQLEDAISKNTKLVLINSPSNPTGSVYSRDELKELAKVLLNHPNILIGTDDIYEKINLNGEPFYNIVMVEPRLKDRTIILSGVSKAYSMTGWRIGYAAGPSSIIKAMGILQSQSTSNPTSISQVAAEAALNSDQSCITPMVKAFKERHRFVVNAFNNIKGIKCIDAKGAFYSFPYAQEAINKLFNDGKLKENNDIAFSEYLLETKGIAVVPGTAFGAPNYFRISFATSLDNLEKALKRIKEAIED, encoded by the coding sequence ATGGGTCGTATTCAAGAATCGCCCACACTTGCCATCACTGCCAAAGCACTTAAATTAAAATCAGAAGGAAAGGACATTATTGGTTTAGCCGCTGGTGAGCCTGATTTTGATACGCCTGATTTTATTAAGAATGCAGCTATCGAAGCTATTCAAGCAGGTTTCACTAAATATACTGCGGCAACTGGTACTCCAAGCCTAAAAAAAGCGATTGTAACGAAGTTTGAAAGAGAAAATAATTTAACATACGATACAAGTGAGGTTATTGTTGGGACTGGAGGTAAGCAATGCATTTTTAATTTATGTCTTGCTACTCTTGATCAAGGAGATGAGGTTATCATCCCCGCGCCTTACTGGGTTTCTTACACTGATATTGCTGAACTCACAGGAGCAAAGTCAATTGTCGTGTCATGTGGAATCGAACAAGAGTTTAAGATGATTCCATCACAACTAGAAGACGCTATTTCTAAAAATACTAAACTCGTTTTGATTAATTCTCCATCAAACCCAACTGGGTCAGTCTATTCCAGAGATGAGTTAAAAGAGTTAGCAAAAGTTTTATTAAATCACCCAAATATATTGATAGGCACTGATGATATTTATGAAAAAATTAACCTAAATGGTGAACCTTTTTATAATATCGTTATGGTTGAACCAAGACTCAAAGATAGAACTATAATCCTGAGTGGTGTTTCTAAAGCCTATTCTATGACTGGGTGGAGAATTGGATACGCAGCAGGACCTTCATCTATTATTAAAGCAATGGGAATACTGCAATCGCAATCTACATCTAACCCAACGTCGATATCACAAGTTGCTGCAGAAGCTGCACTCAACAGTGATCAATCATGCATTACACCAATGGTTAAAGCTTTTAAAGAAAGGCATCGTTTTGTTGTAAATGCCTTTAACAATATTAAGGGCATAAAGTGTATAGATGCAAAGGGGGCTTTTTATTCCTTCCCTTATGCGCAGGAAGCAATAAATAAATTATTCAATGACGGCAAACTTAAAGAAAATAATGACATCGCTTTTTCTGAATATCTACTTGAGACAAAAGGCATTGCTGTTGTGCCAGGAACCGCATTTGGTGCTCCTAATTACTTCAGAATATCTTTTGCAACATCATTGGATAATTTAGAAAAAGCACTTAAGCGCATTAAAGAAGCAATAGAAGACTAG
- the galU gene encoding UTP--glucose-1-phosphate uridylyltransferase GalU: protein MNIKKVVFPVAGLGSRFLPATKAIPKEMLPINDKPLIQYAVEEAIDAGFTELIFITGETKKSITDHFEFNPDLTVSNLTTDKKKYLSEMHKIIPDHVSCKYIIQEEPLGLGHAILQAKEAVGKEPFAVVLADDLIEAKKGVLQQMLDRYEDENSSIVSVQKIKKSESVNYGIIEFKDDKNALIKTTNIIEKPLPENAPSSFGVVGRYIFCNKIFSYLEKISVGVGNEIQLTDAIKLLLKTNPIYSYEFTGTRYDCGSKLGFIKANISFALKDDQTKNELKGFIKNLL from the coding sequence ATGAACATAAAAAAAGTGGTATTCCCAGTCGCTGGCTTAGGCTCAAGATTCTTACCTGCGACCAAAGCTATTCCAAAAGAAATGTTACCAATTAATGATAAGCCTTTAATTCAATATGCTGTTGAAGAAGCAATTGATGCTGGATTCACCGAATTAATTTTTATTACGGGAGAAACTAAAAAATCCATCACAGATCATTTTGAATTTAATCCTGACCTAACTGTTTCAAATCTAACAACAGATAAAAAAAAATATTTATCAGAAATGCATAAAATTATCCCTGATCATGTTTCATGTAAATATATTATACAAGAAGAGCCACTTGGGCTTGGACATGCAATTCTTCAGGCAAAAGAAGCAGTTGGTAAAGAGCCCTTTGCAGTTGTACTGGCAGACGATCTTATTGAAGCAAAAAAAGGCGTTCTTCAGCAAATGCTAGATCGCTATGAGGATGAAAATTCATCAATTGTTTCGGTACAAAAAATTAAAAAATCAGAGTCAGTGAATTATGGAATTATAGAGTTTAAGGATGATAAAAATGCACTTATTAAAACTACAAATATTATTGAAAAACCTTTACCAGAAAATGCACCCTCTAGTTTTGGTGTTGTAGGAAGGTACATATTCTGTAATAAGATATTTTCTTATCTTGAAAAAATATCAGTGGGGGTAGGTAACGAAATTCAACTTACGGATGCTATCAAGTTATTATTAAAAACAAACCCTATTTATAGCTATGAATTTACTGGAACAAGATATGATTGTGGATCTAAATTAGGTTTTATAAAAGCCAATATTTCATTTGCCCTCAAGGATGATCAGACTAAAAATGAATTGAAGGGATTTATTAAAAATCTATTATGA
- the rnr gene encoding ribonuclease R: MKNKKQNRRLDPQLARESELYENPIPSRELILQVMDEHGVPVKKLDLIKILEIQDDEIIFFEKRIRAMERQGQILINRKDVLCISKKINLSSGRVMGHPDGYGFLIPDDEEMDDVFLSPREMSQVFNKDRVMVQVTGQDRRGRLEGKIVEVLERVNKVLVGRVIQGQGVTVVSAEDKRISQDILIPYDLDLDAKTGDVVEVEITTQPSFRSKPMGKVINILGNYSDSGIEIEIALRKHNLPYEFKKEVINEAESFDQEVKEKDFKGRIDIRDLPLVTIDGESARDFDDAVYAEQKKDSWRLVVAIADVSTYVKETSMLNESAIERGNSVYFPRRVIPMLPEALSNGLCSLNPHVDRLCMVCDMTFDLNGDITKYKFYPSVMNSKARLTYTIVDKILNKNDQTLKKEYEKSYKDLVNLQNLFKLLSKKREKRGAIDFDSTETSIVFNDKGKIDFIKPIYRNEAHRIIEECMLSANVCAANYLLDNPGDGIYRNHETPSEEKLTNLRDFLLDFGLTLGGGSEPTVKDYGEILKKIANRPDAHLLQTVLLRSMQQAAYSSKNLGHFGLAYSAYTHFTSPIRRYPDLLVHRAIKSQLDGKNPKIKNIEAIALHCSTTERTADDATRDVESWLKCYFMQDKVGESFWGTVAGVTGFGLFMELDDIYIEGLLHVTELGNDYFTYDKARHAMVGEKTNLTYRLGDRLEIKVIRVDLDSIKIDLGLISSQKKPSKKFKKSFIRAEKSKKKIKRRKKK; the protein is encoded by the coding sequence ATGAAAAATAAAAAACAAAACAGAAGGCTTGATCCTCAATTAGCTCGAGAATCTGAGCTTTATGAAAACCCAATACCGAGCAGAGAACTAATCCTACAAGTGATGGATGAGCATGGAGTTCCTGTGAAAAAGTTAGACTTGATAAAAATTTTAGAGATTCAAGATGATGAAATTATTTTTTTTGAAAAAAGAATACGAGCAATGGAACGACAAGGACAAATCTTAATTAATCGCAAAGATGTTCTTTGCATATCAAAAAAAATAAATTTAAGCTCGGGTCGAGTGATGGGTCACCCTGATGGTTATGGTTTTTTGATACCAGACGACGAAGAAATGGATGATGTTTTTCTATCTCCAAGAGAAATGTCTCAAGTATTTAATAAAGATCGTGTCATGGTTCAGGTAACAGGCCAGGATAGAAGGGGTAGGTTGGAGGGGAAGATTGTTGAAGTATTGGAGAGAGTAAATAAGGTTTTAGTGGGAAGGGTTATTCAGGGTCAGGGCGTGACAGTGGTTTCAGCTGAAGATAAAAGAATAAGCCAAGATATATTAATTCCATATGATTTGGATCTTGATGCAAAAACAGGTGATGTCGTTGAGGTAGAGATAACAACCCAACCTAGCTTTAGAAGTAAGCCTATGGGTAAAGTGATAAATATTCTCGGAAATTACTCTGATAGTGGCATTGAAATAGAAATTGCTTTAAGAAAACATAATCTACCCTATGAGTTCAAAAAGGAGGTTATCAATGAGGCTGAGTCTTTTGATCAAGAGGTAAAGGAAAAAGATTTCAAGGGCCGGATTGATATAAGAGATTTACCTCTAGTAACTATTGATGGTGAGTCTGCAAGAGATTTTGACGACGCAGTTTATGCAGAGCAAAAAAAAGATAGTTGGCGGTTGGTTGTTGCAATTGCTGACGTTAGTACTTATGTTAAAGAGACCTCAATGTTAAATGAGTCTGCAATTGAAAGAGGTAACTCGGTTTACTTTCCAAGGCGTGTTATACCCATGCTGCCTGAGGCGCTTTCAAACGGTCTTTGTTCGCTAAACCCGCACGTTGATCGATTGTGCATGGTCTGTGATATGACTTTTGATTTGAATGGAGATATAACAAAGTATAAATTTTATCCTTCCGTAATGAACTCAAAGGCAAGACTAACCTATACTATTGTTGATAAAATCCTCAATAAGAACGACCAGACATTAAAAAAAGAATATGAAAAATCATATAAGGATTTAGTGAATTTACAAAATCTATTTAAGCTTCTGTCGAAAAAAAGGGAGAAAAGAGGCGCTATTGATTTTGATTCAACTGAAACTTCAATTGTCTTCAATGACAAGGGAAAAATAGACTTTATAAAACCCATTTATAGAAATGAGGCTCATCGAATCATAGAAGAATGTATGTTGTCTGCAAATGTTTGTGCAGCAAACTATCTATTAGATAACCCTGGAGATGGTATATACCGAAATCATGAGACCCCATCAGAAGAAAAATTAACAAACCTAAGAGATTTTTTACTTGATTTTGGTCTTACATTGGGAGGTGGATCGGAACCTACAGTTAAGGATTATGGGGAAATATTAAAAAAAATTGCTAATCGACCTGATGCACATTTATTACAAACCGTTTTACTGAGGTCAATGCAGCAAGCTGCTTACAGCAGTAAAAATCTAGGCCATTTTGGTCTCGCCTATTCAGCATATACTCACTTTACTTCGCCTATTAGGAGATATCCTGATTTACTGGTTCATCGGGCAATTAAGTCACAACTTGATGGTAAGAACCCTAAGATTAAAAATATTGAAGCAATAGCATTGCATTGTTCAACTACTGAAAGGACAGCTGATGATGCCACAAGGGATGTTGAATCCTGGCTGAAGTGTTACTTTATGCAAGATAAGGTAGGGGAGAGTTTTTGGGGTACGGTTGCAGGCGTAACGGGCTTTGGTTTATTTATGGAGCTTGATGATATATATATCGAAGGGCTTTTACATGTCACTGAGTTAGGGAATGATTACTTTACCTACGATAAAGCAAGACATGCAATGGTAGGTGAAAAGACGAACTTAACCTATCGGCTTGGTGATCGGTTGGAGATAAAGGTTATCAGGGTTGATTTAGATTCAATAAAAATTGATTTAGGATTAATCAGCTCACAAAAAAAACCTTCCAAAAAATTTAAAAAATCATTTATCAGGGCTGAAAAAAGCAAGAAAAAAATTAAACGAAGAAAGAAAAAATGA
- a CDS encoding aspartyl/asparaginyl beta-hydroxylase domain-containing protein, with amino-acid sequence MPKSHQDEINEIIRLFDKNKIQIKKQFHKEKHSKRTMIFYRWYGNQLNKSIPDLNKDFKYIKTIGVSLFREKTRTSKHFGPLRLSYRVLYNFNKVKNPGSFIEVDNVKNRWKDNPLFIFDDTLIHQSINEEDDLRYCAFIDILRPTYSYFTLNFLMHCVNFFMKYSKGIFYKNWKVL; translated from the coding sequence ATGCCAAAATCACATCAAGATGAAATTAATGAAATTATTAGGCTTTTTGATAAAAATAAAATACAAATCAAAAAACAATTTCATAAAGAGAAACATAGCAAAAGGACAATGATATTTTATCGTTGGTATGGGAATCAGCTAAATAAGTCTATACCTGACCTTAATAAAGACTTTAAATATATTAAAACAATAGGTGTATCCTTATTTAGAGAGAAAACTAGAACATCAAAACATTTTGGTCCGCTAAGATTAAGTTACCGAGTTTTATACAATTTTAACAAAGTAAAGAATCCCGGCTCATTCATTGAAGTTGATAATGTAAAAAACCGCTGGAAGGATAACCCATTGTTCATCTTTGATGATACCTTAATTCATCAAAGTATAAATGAGGAGGATGATTTGAGGTACTGTGCATTCATAGATATTTTGCGTCCGACCTATTCATATTTCACGCTTAATTTCTTAATGCATTGCGTAAACTTTTTTATGAAATATAGTAAGGGAATTTTTTATAAAAACTGGAAGGTATTATAA